The Chryseobacterium nakagawai genome has a segment encoding these proteins:
- a CDS encoding AMP-binding protein: MPLSYVYGASDVPLLGQTIGGNLKSTVEKFPKQEALVCIHQGYRATYQEFYNQTTAIAKALIFLGAKTGDRIGIWASNRYEWVLLQYATARIGTILVNINPAYRTHELTYVLNQSEVRFIFSSLSFKSSNYKEMVEYAKEVCPTLEHEIFFDDNWEAFVNNGQEISDEVLHSFEEHVQFDDPVNIQYTSGTTGFPKGVTLSHHNILNNGYFIGNRLKYTEKDRVCIPVPFYHCFGMVIGNICCTAHGACMVIPNDSFDPDITLKTVSDEKCTSLYGVPTMFIAELAVKNFDSYDFSSLRTGVMAGSVCPPEIMKKVESLMNIREMSICYGMTETSPVSTQTLIGTSLEKQVSTVGTVQDHLEIKIIDESGKILKRGEHGELCTRGYSVMLKYWNDPENTKKVLDDARWMHTGDMAVMDKDGYITISGRIKDLIIRGGENISPKEIEDFLYTYTHILDVQIIGVPSERLGEEVMAWIKVRKGFTITEQELLEYCKGKIAHYKVPKYWKFVDEFPMTISGKIRKVEMREISMKELGLDSLKEI, translated from the coding sequence ATGCCTTTATCATACGTTTATGGAGCATCTGATGTTCCATTATTAGGACAGACCATTGGAGGAAATCTTAAAAGTACTGTCGAAAAATTCCCTAAGCAAGAAGCTCTTGTCTGTATTCATCAGGGTTACAGAGCTACTTATCAAGAATTCTACAATCAAACAACCGCTATTGCCAAAGCATTGATATTTTTAGGTGCTAAAACCGGTGACAGAATAGGAATCTGGGCCTCTAACCGCTATGAATGGGTACTTTTGCAGTACGCCACTGCCAGAATCGGAACCATTTTAGTCAATATTAATCCTGCTTACAGAACCCATGAACTTACTTACGTGCTCAATCAGTCGGAAGTTCGTTTTATCTTTTCTTCCTTAAGCTTTAAAAGCAGCAACTATAAAGAAATGGTTGAATATGCCAAGGAAGTTTGCCCCACTTTAGAACATGAAATTTTCTTTGATGATAACTGGGAAGCCTTCGTCAATAATGGGCAGGAGATCTCTGATGAAGTTCTTCATAGTTTTGAAGAACATGTTCAGTTTGATGACCCTGTTAATATTCAATATACCTCAGGAACAACCGGATTTCCAAAAGGAGTTACTCTTTCCCACCATAACATTTTAAATAACGGATATTTTATTGGTAACCGGTTAAAATATACAGAAAAAGACCGCGTATGCATTCCTGTTCCGTTTTACCACTGTTTCGGTATGGTAATCGGAAATATATGCTGTACGGCTCACGGTGCCTGCATGGTAATTCCTAATGACAGCTTTGATCCCGATATTACATTAAAGACCGTTTCGGATGAAAAATGTACATCCCTATATGGTGTCCCCACTATGTTTATTGCGGAACTTGCGGTGAAAAATTTTGATTCTTATGATTTTTCAAGTTTAAGAACCGGTGTCATGGCAGGTTCTGTATGTCCACCGGAAATCATGAAGAAAGTGGAAAGCCTTATGAATATCAGAGAAATGAGTATCTGCTATGGAATGACAGAAACTTCTCCAGTATCTACGCAAACCTTAATTGGGACTTCGCTGGAAAAACAGGTCAGTACAGTAGGAACCGTTCAGGATCATCTTGAAATAAAAATCATTGATGAAAGTGGAAAAATTCTGAAACGCGGCGAACATGGCGAGCTTTGTACAAGAGGCTACTCTGTTATGCTGAAATACTGGAATGATCCTGAAAATACAAAAAAGGTATTAGATGATGCACGATGGATGCATACCGGTGACATGGCTGTTATGGATAAAGATGGATATATTACTATTTCTGGAAGAATTAAAGATCTTATCATCCGGGGTGGAGAAAATATTTCACCTAAAGAAATAGAAGACTTCCTGTATACTTACACTCATATTCTGGATGTTCAGATCATTGGAGTTCCGAGTGAAAGGTTGGGCGAAGAAGTGATGGCCTGGATAAAAGTAAGAAAAGGCTTTACAATTACAGAACAAGAGCTATTAGAATATTGTAAAGGAAAAATTGCTCATTATAAAGTTCCGAAATACTGGAAATTTGTAGATGAATTCCCAATGACTATTTCCGGAAAGATAAGAAAAGTGGAGATGAGAGAGATTTCCATGAAAGAATTAGGATTGGACAGTCTAAAAGAAATTTAG
- a CDS encoding bacteriocin-like protein, with protein sequence MKNLKKLQRNELKSVTGGEICFCLVSPDACFELNDNNEGKHYSFNCCTMTCKQD encoded by the coding sequence ATGAAAAACCTAAAAAAATTACAAAGAAATGAGTTGAAAAGTGTAACAGGAGGAGAAATTTGCTTCTGTCTGGTTAGTCCGGATGCCTGCTTTGAATTAAATGATAATAATGAAGGAAAACATTATTCTTTTAACTGTTGCACAATGACATGTAAACAGGACTAA
- the rpoN gene encoding RNA polymerase factor sigma-54 has product MLKQHLQLKLGQKLAPQQIQLMKLIQLHTLEFEEELERELEENPALEIVKEDSKEDDYSSLEDAYQDEGTESIETDFDVNEYLYDDEPNYKTASSNYSPDDEEFDNESLLTEGQSLYDYLREQIHLVNISEEDLKIAEYLIGNLDTDGYLRREIKSIVDDLAFSQGIYTTKERVDDILENYVQKLDPPGVGARGLQECLLLQIEKKVSSDKAVSLAANILRYQFDALTNKHYNKIIQKYDIEEEDLKDALEEISKLSPKVGGNFDTQTITINQEIIPDFVIQVKDGLVIPMLNSKNAPTLRVSEEYKDILTTYSHDKNSSEHKQAALFIKQKLDAAKWYIDAINQRQNTLLQTITAIVKFQKDYFITGDEKSLKPMILKDVADITGFDISTISRVVKSKYADTPNGIVYLKDLFSDSLTNDDGEEVSTKEIKTHLQEVISKENKRKPLTDDALVVILKEQGYNIARRTIAKYREQLNIPVARLRKEL; this is encoded by the coding sequence ATGCTTAAACAACACTTACAACTCAAATTAGGACAAAAGCTGGCTCCTCAGCAGATCCAGTTAATGAAGCTTATTCAGCTTCATACTCTTGAATTTGAAGAGGAGTTGGAGAGAGAGTTAGAAGAAAACCCTGCTTTGGAAATTGTAAAGGAGGATTCTAAGGAAGATGATTATTCTTCCCTGGAAGATGCGTATCAGGATGAGGGTACAGAAAGTATTGAAACAGATTTCGACGTTAATGAATATCTTTATGACGACGAACCAAACTATAAAACCGCGTCCAGCAACTACTCTCCGGATGATGAAGAATTTGATAATGAAAGTCTTTTAACTGAAGGACAGTCATTATATGATTATTTGAGAGAACAGATTCACCTGGTTAATATCAGTGAAGAAGATCTGAAGATTGCAGAATACCTGATCGGTAACCTTGATACAGATGGATATTTGAGAAGAGAGATCAAATCTATCGTAGATGATCTTGCTTTCTCACAAGGAATTTATACGACTAAAGAAAGAGTGGATGACATCCTTGAAAATTATGTTCAGAAGCTGGATCCGCCAGGAGTAGGAGCAAGAGGCCTTCAGGAATGTTTATTATTACAGATCGAAAAGAAAGTAAGTTCTGATAAAGCCGTTTCTTTAGCAGCCAATATCCTGAGATACCAGTTTGATGCTTTAACGAATAAGCATTATAATAAGATTATCCAAAAATATGATATTGAGGAAGAAGATCTGAAAGATGCATTGGAAGAAATTTCAAAACTGTCCCCAAAAGTTGGAGGAAACTTTGATACCCAAACAATTACCATCAATCAGGAAATTATTCCGGATTTTGTAATTCAGGTGAAAGATGGGCTGGTAATTCCTATGCTCAACAGTAAAAATGCGCCTACTTTAAGAGTTTCTGAAGAATATAAAGATATTCTTACGACGTATTCACACGATAAGAACTCTTCTGAACATAAGCAGGCTGCTTTATTTATCAAACAAAAATTAGATGCTGCCAAATGGTATATTGATGCAATTAATCAGCGTCAGAATACTTTATTACAGACCATTACTGCTATTGTTAAGTTCCAGAAAGATTATTTTATCACGGGTGATGAGAAGTCTTTGAAGCCAATGATCTTAAAAGATGTGGCAGATATTACCGGATTTGATATTTCTACCATTTCCAGAGTGGTAAAAAGTAAATATGCAGATACCCCCAATGGAATTGTTTATCTTAAAGATCTATTCTCAGACAGTTTAACCAATGACGATGGTGAAGAGGTTTCTACTAAAGAGATCAAAACCCACCTTCAGGAAGTGATCAGCAAAGAAAATAAGAGAAAACCATTGACAGATGATGCTTTGGTAGTGATCTTAAAAGAGCAAGGTTATAATATTGCCAGAAGAACGATTGCAAAATATCGTGAACAGCTTAATATTCCTGTTGCCAGATTAAGAAAAGAACTTTAA